Proteins found in one Kangiella sediminilitoris genomic segment:
- a CDS encoding lipopolysaccharide biosynthesis protein encodes MNKTSSLFFKAIPVGLSKSIAMSGAVVLQWVLAQHLTLTEVGNFVTLLVLLAGLSVVFRYGSDQLLLREGGHHYNQKDYNGLSAVFSILYRYVLKRGLLLTIVLTPILIYFLVYIQGTLTLYTSAVFILVAPFYGLLLLIAAFYRASERHVIAPLWEQGGVSLATTLVLILLWPFTAISFNTSLIIFLLLTLILAVPFAFKAFKNLGSDTDIHINDRIDFGWIQMSSFVTQWGVVIALGALGESEEVGLLTTSLRIAMLVNFILIVFNSFLGPKFAGYSYTDQMNKLKALAKRSSLMMFLIAIIPSSILFFASDSVLALFGSEYIAGALMLKVFVIAQLFNVFTGSVLVSLNMTGNQRYVRKLVMSTGAVTLVLIIPVVVYWGGLGAAIFIATVNIVSNLVGLIIAKRKLGFTTLPL; translated from the coding sequence TTGAATAAAACTTCTTCACTTTTTTTTAAAGCTATACCGGTTGGGCTTAGTAAATCAATTGCTATGTCTGGAGCAGTAGTACTTCAATGGGTTTTGGCTCAACATTTAACTCTTACTGAAGTTGGAAATTTTGTCACTTTGCTGGTTTTGCTGGCGGGACTATCAGTAGTTTTCCGTTATGGATCAGATCAGCTGCTTTTGCGGGAAGGCGGCCATCATTATAACCAAAAGGATTACAACGGTCTTTCAGCTGTTTTTTCAATTTTGTACAGGTATGTCTTAAAAAGAGGGCTTCTTCTCACTATAGTCCTGACCCCAATTCTCATTTATTTTTTAGTTTATATTCAAGGTACTCTGACTCTATATACATCAGCTGTCTTTATACTTGTTGCTCCTTTTTATGGTTTGTTGCTGTTAATCGCGGCATTTTATAGAGCATCAGAGCGGCATGTAATAGCACCTCTTTGGGAGCAGGGAGGAGTATCGCTTGCAACAACATTAGTGCTCATACTTCTGTGGCCATTCACTGCGATATCTTTTAATACATCCCTTATTATTTTTTTATTGCTGACCTTAATTTTAGCTGTTCCTTTTGCTTTTAAGGCTTTTAAGAACCTTGGTAGTGATACCGACATACATATAAACGACAGAATAGACTTTGGCTGGATTCAAATGTCGTCCTTTGTTACTCAATGGGGAGTAGTTATTGCGCTGGGGGCACTGGGAGAAAGTGAAGAAGTGGGTTTGCTTACGACCAGTTTACGTATTGCAATGCTAGTGAACTTTATATTGATAGTGTTTAACAGTTTTTTAGGCCCAAAGTTTGCAGGCTATAGTTACACTGATCAAATGAATAAGCTGAAAGCGTTGGCGAAAAGATCCTCGCTAATGATGTTTTTGATTGCAATAATACCTTCTTCGATACTGTTTTTTGCGTCAGACAGTGTTTTAGCTTTATTTGGAAGCGAATATATTGCCGGCGCTTTAATGCTTAAAGTGTTTGTCATAGCGCAGCTGTTTAACGTGTTTACGGGGTCTGTGCTTGTTTCCCTGAATATGACGGGTAATCAACGTTATGTCAGGAAACTTGTGATGAGCACAGGTGCAGTAACGTTAGTTTTAATCATACCTGTTGTGGTTTATTGGGGAGGTTTGGGGGCCGCGATTTTTATAGCGACGGTCAATATAGTATCAAACCTGGTCGGACTAATAATAGCCAAGCGTAAGCTCGGTTTCACTACACTGCCATTATAG
- a CDS encoding sulfotransferase family protein: protein MSRVFVVGVGRSGTSLLQSIIASHPGVVAIPETGFLRRFVYMAGNHPVNFGDDKNLQRCPGMLEELRNIDNRQATSQLLKAYKRFTHTDAGTLVLDKDPRLIECVPLLQRDFPDTKIINIYRDPRDVIASKKMASWSSGRSLLNYLVSSRVQLGDARKADKMKWQHSIKYEDLISEPEKHIKQICTFLELEYTSDMLDHTKAAKQLVQEDEVNWKKETLKPINQSNTSKWLASLTPLEALCSFYNDRQFIKNHGYSSVVPNVTIKEKFLALVIVSMSITTSLVYKVIRSYKFWKVRKRSGL from the coding sequence ATGAGTAGAGTTTTTGTTGTCGGTGTCGGCCGCTCTGGGACTTCTTTACTGCAAAGCATAATAGCCTCGCATCCTGGTGTTGTGGCTATACCGGAGACAGGCTTCCTTAGACGATTCGTTTATATGGCAGGTAATCATCCTGTCAACTTCGGCGATGATAAGAACTTACAGCGTTGTCCCGGGATGTTGGAAGAGTTAAGGAATATCGATAATAGACAAGCTACCAGTCAGCTATTGAAAGCCTATAAAAGGTTTACCCACACTGATGCCGGTACATTGGTATTAGATAAAGATCCTCGTTTAATTGAGTGTGTTCCGCTCCTTCAGAGAGACTTCCCAGACACTAAAATTATTAACATATATCGAGATCCGAGAGATGTAATTGCATCAAAGAAAATGGCATCCTGGTCTTCAGGCCGAAGTCTACTAAACTATCTGGTGTCATCCCGGGTTCAGTTGGGTGATGCAAGAAAAGCAGATAAAATGAAGTGGCAACACTCAATTAAGTATGAGGATTTAATTTCTGAGCCTGAGAAGCATATAAAGCAGATTTGTACCTTTCTAGAACTTGAGTATACTTCTGATATGCTGGATCATACTAAGGCCGCTAAACAACTAGTTCAAGAAGATGAAGTGAACTGGAAAAAAGAGACATTGAAGCCTATCAATCAATCTAATACATCAAAATGGCTAGCCAGCCTAACCCCTCTCGAGGCACTCTGCTCATTCTATAATGACCGTCAGTTTATAAAAAACCATGGTTATAGCTCTGTAGTTCCGAACGTAACGATAAAGGAAAAGTTTCTCGCGCTTGTTATTGTATCAATGAGTATTACCACATCATTGGTATACAAAGTGATTAGGAGCTATAAATTTTGGAAAGTGAGAAAACGAAGTGGACTTTGA
- a CDS encoding SLC13 family permease yields the protein MDLAQLYTLAVILAMLGGLIMNVARPAWLFSLAALALYFPGFVSPERMFSHAVNPAVLTLVLLLVSSLALEKTRVLAWISRHLFSKSQLLTLFKMGGLVAISSAFLNNTAVVASLISSVRHSRRHSPKRLLIPLSFFAILGGTLTLIGTSTNLIVNSFLVDYGEPGFNFFDFLPVGICILVVAGLAVVISSYWIPATIIPNEISKEYFLEASVDKDSHIVGLSLQQAGLSSLTGLSLVEIVRENDAVSMPDASEKLQAGDQLIFSGDVTQAKQLANIPGVNVFADSSGLLDKHLKEVIISPNSTLIGRTLKQSSFRAHFDAAVVAVGRNGMRLPASISDLELRSGDKLVLAVGRGFYQRPNIERNFILLDKKDLQPPLAKQKEWLVFGGFISVIGLAATGVLSLLTGLLLYLMAMFTAKVLTPTEVRRRLPLEIWLVISAALAIADVFNQVGAAQLLSSLVESILSVESANDYAGIYWAFIICYLLTWLITEVVTNNAAAALMFPLAFGIAESLGVSYMPFAMAVAYGASASFISPFGYQTNLMVMNAGHMNFSDFAKVGWLVSLCFSAVALIMIPIVFPFNP from the coding sequence ATGGATTTAGCACAGCTCTATACACTAGCTGTGATTTTAGCCATGCTTGGAGGGTTGATTATGAATGTCGCCCGCCCTGCATGGCTTTTTTCATTAGCTGCGCTGGCGTTATACTTCCCGGGCTTTGTAAGCCCTGAGAGGATGTTTAGTCATGCCGTTAATCCAGCGGTATTGACATTAGTGTTGCTTTTAGTCAGCTCGCTCGCCCTTGAAAAAACACGGGTTTTAGCTTGGATTAGTCGTCACCTCTTTAGTAAAAGCCAGCTGCTGACCCTTTTTAAAATGGGTGGGCTAGTAGCAATAAGCTCCGCGTTTCTGAATAATACAGCCGTTGTCGCATCTTTGATAAGCTCAGTACGTCATAGTCGAAGGCATTCTCCGAAGAGGTTACTGATACCTTTGTCATTTTTCGCGATTTTGGGCGGTACACTGACATTGATCGGAACATCGACAAACTTGATCGTTAATAGTTTTTTGGTTGACTATGGAGAGCCGGGTTTTAATTTTTTTGACTTCCTTCCTGTAGGTATCTGTATATTGGTCGTCGCTGGTTTGGCTGTGGTGATTTCAAGCTACTGGATACCAGCAACCATCATTCCTAATGAAATCAGTAAAGAGTACTTCCTCGAAGCCAGTGTCGATAAGGATAGTCATATTGTAGGTTTATCACTACAGCAGGCTGGTTTATCGTCATTGACGGGGCTCTCCTTAGTAGAAATTGTAAGGGAGAACGATGCAGTTTCAATGCCAGACGCATCAGAAAAGCTTCAGGCTGGCGATCAATTAATCTTTTCAGGAGATGTTACTCAGGCAAAACAGTTGGCTAATATACCGGGTGTCAATGTATTTGCTGACAGCTCTGGTCTGCTCGACAAGCATTTAAAAGAAGTTATTATCAGCCCCAACTCAACCTTAATTGGCCGTACTTTGAAGCAGAGCAGTTTTCGTGCACATTTTGATGCTGCGGTAGTAGCGGTTGGTAGGAATGGTATGAGACTGCCAGCTTCAATATCTGATCTGGAACTTCGCTCTGGTGATAAATTGGTACTTGCTGTTGGCAGGGGCTTTTACCAGCGACCTAACATTGAACGAAACTTTATCCTGTTAGATAAAAAAGATTTGCAGCCACCTTTGGCAAAACAAAAGGAATGGCTTGTCTTTGGTGGTTTCATTTCAGTGATTGGTTTGGCAGCTACGGGTGTTTTAAGCCTTCTAACAGGCTTATTACTGTATTTGATGGCAATGTTTACTGCTAAAGTTCTCACGCCAACAGAAGTGCGACGTCGGCTGCCTCTGGAAATTTGGCTGGTAATTTCTGCAGCTTTGGCTATTGCTGATGTCTTTAACCAGGTAGGGGCCGCTCAGCTATTATCCAGTCTTGTGGAGAGTATACTGTCGGTTGAGTCTGCAAATGATTATGCAGGTATATACTGGGCCTTTATAATTTGTTATTTATTGACCTGGCTTATTACCGAGGTTGTAACCAACAATGCAGCAGCTGCATTAATGTTCCCACTGGCCTTTGGGATAGCGGAATCGCTAGGGGTCAGCTACATGCCGTTTGCTATGGCAGTGGCATATGGCGCATCGGCCAGTTTTATAAGTCCTTTCGGTTATCAAACCAACCTGATGGTTATGAACGCTGGCCATATGAATTTTTCTGATTTTGCAAAAGTAGGTTGGTTAGTTTCACTGTGTTTTTCAGCCGTAGCATTAATTATGATACCCATAGTTTTTCCATTTAATCCGTAA
- a CDS encoding alginate lyase family protein, with protein MKRFLLYYHTLKHLKLKQILFQIKYRLVAPKIKPYSHKEVIRRKLQLSFPVRGKAGWDLEHNASFLNQTIYVNTEKSWKVEASDLWLYNLHYFDDLNVYESAELEPFYSSLIENWILTVSQDSNSVALDPYPTSLRLVNWCKYIWRHNINNENWNRSIYEQSNLLRRNLEYHLLANHLFANGKALIFVGIFFGEKFGEKFLQLGLNIIEQQVAEQFLPDGGHFERSPMYHNILLWDLLDLVFLAKKTQGIIPDPYVNLWKDTLVKALSWMDAMQHPDGDIAFFNDSTLGVAPKSEDIKNYAKLLGLETSFKNNKPGGLYYLNNSGFISVVKPSFKLIADVGDASPRYQPGHSHAESLSFELSVNDQRVFVNSGISQYGNDSIRQLQRATISHNTLVPEYCNSSQVWGGFRLAKASHLEHLTLKNNDSIIDCAIRGFWNLKKNGITHSRLFTVNDNGVSINDKISESGLESVVIFKLHPDIEVLTATNNSVSLSVDESTKVEMSIDGGEVTIENSAWYPAFGKEVPTKTVLINVLGNTLVTEISVDNDRNE; from the coding sequence ATGAAGCGGTTTTTACTTTATTATCACACATTAAAACACTTAAAGCTGAAACAAATTCTGTTTCAAATAAAGTATCGACTGGTTGCACCAAAAATAAAACCTTACAGCCACAAAGAGGTAATTCGACGGAAACTACAGCTATCATTTCCTGTTAGGGGGAAAGCCGGCTGGGACTTAGAGCATAATGCCAGCTTTTTAAATCAAACTATCTATGTCAATACAGAAAAAAGCTGGAAAGTTGAGGCGTCAGATTTATGGCTTTACAACCTACATTATTTTGATGATCTGAATGTTTACGAATCAGCTGAGCTTGAACCCTTTTATTCAAGTTTGATAGAAAACTGGATACTAACAGTCAGCCAAGATTCTAATTCGGTAGCGTTAGATCCCTATCCAACCTCGCTAAGGTTGGTTAATTGGTGTAAGTACATTTGGCGTCATAATATAAACAATGAAAACTGGAACAGATCAATTTATGAACAGTCAAATTTGCTACGCAGAAATTTAGAATATCACTTGCTTGCTAACCACTTGTTTGCGAATGGCAAGGCATTAATTTTTGTGGGTATATTCTTTGGTGAAAAGTTTGGCGAAAAATTTCTGCAATTAGGACTTAATATAATAGAACAACAGGTAGCAGAGCAGTTTTTACCCGATGGCGGCCATTTTGAGCGCTCACCAATGTACCATAACATCCTGTTATGGGACTTATTAGACTTAGTTTTTTTAGCAAAAAAAACGCAGGGAATCATACCAGATCCATATGTAAACTTATGGAAAGATACATTAGTTAAAGCACTGAGTTGGATGGATGCAATGCAACATCCGGACGGTGACATCGCTTTTTTTAATGATTCAACACTGGGCGTGGCTCCTAAAAGTGAAGACATTAAGAATTATGCAAAGCTATTAGGCTTAGAAACGAGCTTTAAAAATAATAAGCCTGGCGGTTTATACTATTTAAATAACTCAGGTTTTATTTCCGTTGTTAAACCAAGCTTTAAGCTGATCGCTGATGTTGGCGATGCTTCTCCAAGGTATCAGCCGGGACACTCCCACGCAGAGTCTCTGTCTTTTGAGCTTTCGGTAAATGACCAAAGGGTCTTTGTTAATAGTGGTATCTCGCAATATGGAAATGATTCCATACGGCAGCTTCAAAGAGCTACTATAAGTCATAATACTCTTGTGCCCGAATACTGTAATTCATCACAGGTATGGGGTGGCTTCCGGCTTGCTAAAGCCTCCCATCTAGAGCACCTGACCCTTAAGAATAATGATAGCATTATTGACTGTGCTATCCGTGGCTTCTGGAATTTGAAAAAAAACGGCATAACCCACAGCAGGCTTTTCACTGTTAATGACAATGGAGTATCAATTAACGACAAGATCTCAGAAAGTGGTTTGGAAAGTGTTGTTATATTTAAACTTCATCCAGATATTGAAGTCTTAACGGCTACTAACAATTCAGTATCGTTATCAGTTGACGAAAGTACGAAAGTTGAAATGAGTATTGATGGGGGAGAAGTTACTATAGAGAATTCAGCCTGGTATCCAGCCTTTGGTAAAGAGGTGCCAACGAAGACAGTATTGATTAACGTTTTAGGTAATACCCTGGTGACTGAAATAAGTGTTGATAATGATAGAAATGAATAA
- a CDS encoding sulfotransferase family 2 domain-containing protein, whose protein sequence is MSLKNYIKNKSSESQLSLLRAGKNFIRDRVDPYPYRRYTSRHKCIFIHIPKAAGTSILRALGHNGSRDHATYREYKVANSSKFEKYFKFTFVRNPVTRFESAYRYYKGGGNQRSTDEFFFNIINQYKMSADDFCEFIADKKHYIYTPMFWPQTLYFLETAEVCQVDFIGKFESIDKDFDFVLKKLGIQINLERINQSRDDNRGNLVLSRNSESIIRDIYQNDYEYLDYE, encoded by the coding sequence TTGAGCCTGAAAAATTATATTAAAAACAAGTCAAGTGAGAGTCAGCTGTCCCTTCTAAGGGCTGGGAAGAATTTTATACGAGACAGAGTAGACCCGTATCCATATCGGCGATATACGTCACGACACAAGTGTATTTTTATTCATATTCCAAAGGCCGCTGGGACCTCTATCTTAAGAGCTTTGGGACATAATGGTTCCAGAGACCATGCTACTTACAGAGAGTACAAAGTGGCCAATTCCAGTAAGTTTGAAAAATATTTTAAGTTTACTTTCGTTAGAAACCCGGTAACAAGATTTGAATCTGCTTACCGCTACTACAAAGGTGGCGGAAACCAAAGAAGTACCGATGAGTTTTTCTTTAATATTATTAACCAATATAAAATGTCTGCTGACGACTTCTGCGAATTCATTGCTGACAAGAAGCATTATATTTATACGCCGATGTTTTGGCCTCAAACCTTGTATTTCTTAGAGACCGCGGAAGTCTGCCAGGTAGATTTTATAGGTAAATTTGAGTCTATAGATAAAGATTTTGATTTTGTGTTAAAAAAACTTGGAATACAAATTAATTTAGAGCGAATAAATCAATCTAGAGACGATAACAGAGGTAATCTAGTGCTGAGTAGGAACTCAGAGTCAATAATACGTGATATCTATCAGAATGATTATGAGTATTTAGACTATGAATGA
- the cysC gene encoding adenylyl-sulfate kinase has translation MSENIVWHQHLVSHKDRCEQKNQKPCVLWFTGLSGSGKSTVANAVETLLYENGNHSYLLDGDNVRHGLNKDLTFNDSDRVENIRRIGEVAKLFTDSGLIVLSAFISPFKADRQQVRDLFEKGQFIEVFVDTPLEICEQRDPKGLYKKARSGEIKNFTGLDSPYEKPEKADIHLKTDGKTIEALAQEVINYLRHGAFIK, from the coding sequence GTGAGCGAAAATATCGTTTGGCATCAACATCTAGTCAGTCATAAGGATCGTTGCGAACAAAAGAACCAAAAACCTTGTGTTTTGTGGTTCACTGGCTTGTCAGGATCTGGGAAGTCTACTGTAGCAAATGCTGTTGAAACCTTGTTATACGAAAATGGCAATCATAGCTATTTACTTGATGGAGATAATGTCCGGCATGGGCTAAACAAAGATTTAACTTTTAACGACTCGGATCGCGTCGAGAATATAAGACGAATCGGCGAAGTGGCAAAGTTATTCACTGATTCTGGACTGATCGTTTTGTCTGCCTTTATTTCGCCTTTTAAAGCTGATCGTCAACAGGTTCGAGACTTATTTGAAAAAGGTCAGTTTATTGAGGTGTTCGTTGATACACCGCTAGAGATTTGTGAGCAACGAGACCCCAAAGGCTTATATAAAAAGGCACGCTCGGGCGAGATAAAAAACTTTACAGGTCTAGATTCGCCTTATGAGAAACCAGAAAAGGCAGATATTCACCTGAAAACTGACGGGAAGACTATTGAAGCTTTGGCGCAAGAGGTTATTAATTACTTACGTCATGGGGCTTTCATCAAATAA
- a CDS encoding glycosyltransferase family 4 protein, which translates to MAWAHTRNREYLKRGCTVDVLNFNADTDYCFQGINVYTKASVGYDLSNYDLVISHAPNIKNHYFYILKAKFKKIIFFFHGHEVLYTEKDYPKAYFYREVSRLRRLSKTIYDWGKIKLVKRLIHRVTGDRSHLVFVSEWMKEQYEKNIGLMLSPNKYSCIPNPVWHDFVDKRHRPPPTDSKVKVITLRKLDESKYAVDLVVRIAEQNPDVEFHIYGKGQFFKYYNKPDNVIHTPQLVEQHKLADFFNNFHLALLPTRYDAQGVLACEAATYNMPLISSDIKVVKEMLARFPHVYLMDNDKPEDINIQDIYNRLKNRVKSDFYFAPENTVSLELKVFERFIHE; encoded by the coding sequence ATGGCTTGGGCTCATACAAGGAATAGGGAGTATTTAAAGCGTGGCTGCACTGTGGATGTGCTTAACTTCAATGCTGATACTGATTACTGTTTTCAAGGCATTAATGTATATACAAAGGCTAGCGTAGGTTATGATTTATCAAACTATGACCTTGTAATAAGCCATGCTCCAAATATTAAGAATCATTATTTCTATATTCTGAAAGCAAAGTTCAAGAAAATCATTTTCTTCTTTCATGGCCATGAGGTTCTCTATACTGAAAAAGATTATCCTAAGGCATACTTTTATCGAGAAGTGAGCAGACTAAGAAGACTTTCAAAAACTATTTATGACTGGGGAAAGATAAAGCTAGTCAAAAGACTTATTCATAGGGTCACCGGAGATAGGTCTCACCTGGTTTTTGTCAGCGAGTGGATGAAGGAACAGTATGAAAAGAATATTGGGTTAATGCTATCACCTAATAAATATAGCTGCATACCTAACCCTGTTTGGCATGACTTTGTGGATAAGCGTCATAGGCCTCCTCCCACTGACAGTAAAGTGAAAGTAATCACCTTACGGAAGCTTGATGAATCTAAATATGCAGTTGACTTAGTGGTTCGAATTGCAGAACAAAACCCAGATGTTGAGTTTCATATTTATGGTAAGGGTCAGTTTTTTAAATATTACAATAAGCCAGACAACGTAATCCATACGCCTCAACTTGTTGAGCAACATAAACTCGCTGATTTTTTCAATAACTTTCATCTGGCATTATTACCAACACGGTATGATGCTCAAGGGGTCTTGGCTTGTGAGGCTGCGACTTACAATATGCCCTTGATAAGTTCTGATATAAAAGTTGTTAAAGAAATGCTGGCCAGGTTTCCCCATGTCTACTTAATGGATAATGACAAACCTGAGGATATAAATATTCAGGATATTTATAACAGGCTTAAAAATAGGGTGAAGTCTGACTTTTACTTTGCTCCAGAGAATACGGTAAGTCTTGAGCTTAAGGTTTTTGAAAGGTTTATTCATGAGTAG